The window ACTAGATCAACCTATATACAATaaaactttaaaaattttggaCATCAGTCGTCCAAATCCAggatgtatgtatttttttaatgcagAACAATTTGCAACTCTAATCGGACATATGTTAAGAgtaactttatattttataatattaatttatttaaacatttttcacgATTTACTAGgcttaaatttttttacagaaTAATACTTGTTTGCTTGGATTGCACTTACAAAAATGTGGTTTTGATTGCCATGACATTGAATGTATGATGATGAATGCACAATATAATTACACATTACATTTCCTTGATCTTGCTTGTAACAATATAGGAGATCATGGAATGCATCATCTTGCTAATTGGCTTATAAAATCTTCTGCTTTATGTGGCCTTATTTTaagcaaaaatattataactgaTCATGGTGCAAGGTAGTAGAATGATTTGCAAAAGTTTATAAGACTATatgttaattctattatttattattaatattcattattgtataaaattgtattatatataaaattatttctttctataagGATATTAAGTCATACTATACCATTTTCCAAGCTCAAGTTTttagatatttcatttaataaaataactgACGATGGTatggtaaatattttaaattctttaaaaaagatttcacTCATAAAAAGCTTGCGAATATTCGGAAACTTTCTTAGTCATATAACTGCTAAGGTGTGTAATtaatttctctccttcttttattattatactatatatttattgaatttgTAGACTataaagagaatattattatcaaaagttTTATATCAAACAAATCTTGATGTCAAGCCTTATAGAGTAGAAGATAAATGGTACTGTGCTCAATATCCAATGGACTACTCTAAAGaacatttttatgatatgATTGAATCTTCCacaaagtataataacaaagcAGAAACTTTTTCTAACATatacaatttcaatgaaacaagtaaaatgaaaaaaagattatagaaTTAGAGATTCACTATTAACTTTCTTTAGAAAGCACGCATTAACACATTTTTATGGACTTCTGTTATAAAACCTTCGCTTTTTTGCAATAAGCATGATAGTGTAGTTCATACTAATTTGCTAatactattttaattattcgtacatattttttatcattttattaataaatttgagaTTTGTTGACAATTATTCACGAAGTCAAATGCACTTTGATAGGATAATATTACATGTTTTAGATTGTAAAGCTGAATTAAagcatttttatgtttttttaaatttttctttttatatctaacCATTGTTAACATTTTATCCAGGACATAATGCAACCATAAAATATTTGTGTATGGTTCAAATTCTTGCCAATTATttctagaaataataacattattgttattatcatcatcattattattactgttgtacTATTACATTAGCTTtgaatttatgtaatatatacttaCTGTACTTTATCTTTCATAAGACGATAAATCTCGAATTGATATTCGCCTTGAGCAGTAAATAATGCAGGATCTAAGGCTAAATCATTGAATATGCAGCATCCTTGATATGACATTCTTGAAAGAGTGAAATCTATGATACATAcctttaagaaaataaatataacattttgtgtatttaatacaaataattataaaaattattataaatatatgattaatattataaacataaaaacataCTTTTATACCATTACTTGAAActgaaatatctttattatcaagtttatagtatatatattgttcatCTGTATGAGAAATCAAGATATTCCCCCAATGCAAGTCTCTATGTTCAAACTTAAGTGATCTTTCAGCGACTGCTAATGCTAATGTAGcctatgaaaaaagaattgataattaagattaaggtattattagttattatatatatttcatataaaatattattataatttgtttcctcttatttctttaaaattactGATATTACCTGTATAAACAATGCATATGCTTCTACAGCTGTGTGAAATTCAAAAGATTCAAGATCCTGACCACCATGACCAAGttcaagagaaatataaagttGCTTTTCATCAAAAATTGATGGGCAATCATTATCAgatgttttttcttcatcataCTTCTTCcacaaatttatcattttttcagGATACTTTCCTTCAATgcatttaatactttttactTCAACAAATCCACTTGTGTtatgatttttgttaaatcTTAAATTATGTAACTCTctgaaaattatgaaattaagaTTAAACTGTATGTGTAAACTTATAACGAAGTAGCACATACttagcaataacaatttctGAGAGTATTTCatcaaatttcttttgtgATTCTCCATTAACTAATTGAACACCTTCTATAGGTATAATCTTTAGAACAGATTTTTGTGTGTCCTTTTCATAAAGAAATACCTCTCCATATACACCTTCTCCTATTTTTCGACAAAATTTCAAATacctattataaaaatgaaaaatatttcaattttttgaaaatattaatttaagttatacataatttttaatttactcaCTTTGTTGAAAACAAATCTCTGAATGGTAAATAATGTTTTTGGGaacatttttgtaaaataacatCTTTCGCAGTTCCTGATGAACAAATTTCGGCacaattattttccatatcaTTATGCTGAGTACTATATTCAGTGTTACAACTAGTTTCCGGTAATATATGTTCATTGTTGACAGTAGTTTTAATTCCATATACTTCAAGAAATGAAGTATCACTAGCATTTTTGATAATTCTATTATCGCATACAACACGAATAGAAGTTCTTCtaacaaatctttttaaattgataaacTGATTTGTATCACATTCATCTAtaacaatgttattataaGATTTGATTTGTGTCTTATTACACATAATGTttcaattattgatattttttaaataattatatatatgcatatatttttagCTAAAGTTACCTTTTTTCTGCATATCTAATATATCCTTAACACTATGTCTCCATCTTTTACCTTTCTCAGTAGATGTTCTATTTAGATTTAATCCATTCTGAAAGTTATGTAGAATGGATAAAGAACGTGTCCAAGACTTGCCTGGCTTTAGAAATATAAACTTTCCTGATAAAGAAGGCATTTGCtcattgattaataaatttggCTCATCACActgtgtaataatatttacagaaGTATCAGTTACATTCTTCGTAGGATCTTGATTCAAAATATGCTCATTCACTTTCTCATTGTATTGTGACATTTCACATGTTGAATATTgcataatatcattttcattttcacaaaTATTACTTAAGTAAAAGTTCCTTTTCCTATCTGGTTGTTTCCTTTCAGTAACTTTTACTGAATGTTTCAATCgagtgaaaaaattaattgtttcatTCATATTGAGTTGACATTGATTTTCATCCATTGATTTGCCATGACTTCTTTCTTCAATGGTATCTTCATTTTCAATATGTTCCTCATTAGATTTTTCCTTTGTAATTGTTATAAGTGGTTCTTCTTTctaaaattagaatatataaaaacaaataagctgtgtaatatttattatcaaaaattaaattatttttttttgctacctttaatatttctgattttataattttttctgtattatatatatctgaaataATAGGTTTCAACTTTAGTtcagtattatcattattttcatgcACATTCATATTtgtaaatgatttttcttttattgcacTCATGCTGTTATCATTTTCCAAAACATATAATTTACTTCCATGATCATCAAACAAGGAACACGATCTATTTGTCTCTATAGAAAAGTTTATACTATTTAACAATGGATTATCTTCCAGATGTGTTTTGTTATACTTTTGTTTCAATGCTATATCAATGCTATCATCCATAAATATTGTAGCATATGTTTTCCtgttattgataaaatttgaattttgtttAGAAATgcttaaatgtaatatttctgGTTCTTGTATATCAAGCTTAATACCTTCACTACTTGACAAATTATCTACTGATGTTGAGTTTcgtatttttctatctcttatatataaaatcttatcCTTCATATCTGATTCAACATTAATGGAAGCGTTTATACTTGTCTCATCTAATATATGCAAATTGTTTGACTGTAATTGATCAAGCAATGCGGGAATGTCGCTTATAGCATGAGATTTTGTAATATCAATTGGTGAATAGCAAGGAGAATATGCTGatcttcttttacatttaatgATAGGTGTGCTACTCACTGGATTTTTTTCAGAATTTAAATCCTTACTTATACTGTTTGAATTTTTGCAGATCAAGTCATTTATAGGTGATTTGTATTTGCTATTTATAGAATTACTTGATATCTTATGTAAAACTAAGTGacattcttttaatatatatttggatTCATTAACCATAAACTTAcacttttctatattatttttgtagagTACTACAGAACAAGGTTTAATTTTAAACTTGTTGTCCATTGAATCAGGAATGTTATGTGATACTGATGAtgttaaagagaaattttcattattttcattgttaatcttttgtgtttttttaaTAGACGTCAATCggcatattttctttttatcattaatttttgaaatgttAGTAGTTTTCCTTAAAGGGCTATATAATTCACATTTATTGCAGTGTAATAAatcagtattttttttat is drawn from Vespa crabro chromosome 19, iyVesCrab1.2, whole genome shotgun sequence and contains these coding sequences:
- the LOC124430683 gene encoding leucine-rich repeat-containing protein 34-like, with the protein product MSKTKQNLMNNEQYFTCFCKKYTDNTRNLVLKGRDLIIMKGKQLEDSDIKFLLIFLKQNQDIVSLNLAYNQITCIGFKNLITYLLIYKNIYKLNVQNNNIMEAGIDYMCEIGQNLHIKSLQLSGNKFGVESSKKIALLLLKNPYLEYLDIAEVDQTISSLIYFTTVMRLDQPIYNKTLKILDISRPNPGCMYFFNAEQFATLIGHMLRNNTCLLGLHLQKCGFDCHDIECMMMNAQYNYTLHFLDLACNNIGDHGMHHLANWLIKSSALCGLILSKNIITDHGARILSHTIPFSKLKFLDISFNKITDDGMVNILNSLKKISLIKSLRIFGNFLSHITAKTIKRILLSKVLYQTNLDVKPYRVEDKWYCAQYPMDYSKEHFYDMIESSTKYNNKAETFSNIYNFNETSKMKKRL
- the LOC124430680 gene encoding uncharacterized protein LOC124430680 isoform X2, with protein sequence MLRKPIRTYQRRNIPNPLIKISDFAKVDLTLKTDDILKEQYGIDNVNENKISEDSLDYDPFETTFDRIAKDAVVPAIPPDCIDNNSWSGSSSDINSEEENINESLFHISFCNSNVSVSPNMKYTKSLKMLPYKKNVKPKNKKTSITGALYNSQHTKEIRNVKKKNQTKACKSKRIKKIQKTKNKKQCKSNNGEILYSVFKNSNDQLYESDIVNANINRMTNNENINNSTVPYKNIHKKNTDLLHCNKCELYSPLRKTTNISKINDKKKICRLTSIKKTQKINNENNENFSLTSSVSHNIPDSMDNKFKIKPCSVVLYKNNIEKYIYNTEKIIKSEILKKEEPLITITKEKSNEEHIENEDTIEERSHGKSMDENQCQLNMNETINFFTRLKHSVKVTERKQPDRKRNFYLSNICENENDIMQYSTCEMSQYNEKVNEHILNQDPTKNVTDTSVNIITQCDEPNLLINEQMPSLSGKFIFLKPGKSWTRSLSILHNFQNGLNLNRTSTEKGKRWRHSVKDILDMQKKDECDTNQFINLKRFVRRTSIRVVCDNRIIKNASDTSFLEVYGIKTTVNNEHILPETSCNTEYSTQHNDMENNCAEICSSGTAKDVILQKCSQKHYLPFRDLFSTKYLKFCRKIGEGVYGEVFLYEKDTQKSVLKIIPIEGVQLVNGESQKKFDEILSEIVIAKELHNLRFNKNHNTSGFVEVKSIKCIEGKYPEKMINLWKKYDEEKTSDNDCPSIFDEKQLYISLELGHGGQDLESFEFHTAVEAYALFIQATLALAVAERSLKFEHRDLHWGNILISHTDEQYIYYKLDNKDISVSSNGIKVCIIDFTLSRMSYQGCCIFNDLALDPALFTAQGEYQFEIYRLMKDKVQNNWQEFEPYTNILWLHYVLDKMLTMVRYKKKNLKKHKNALIQLYNLKHVILSYQSAFDFVNNCQQISNLLIK
- the LOC124430680 gene encoding MATH and LRR domain-containing protein PFE0570w isoform X1; the encoded protein is MLRKPIRTYQRRNIPNPLIKISDFAKVDLTLKTDDILKEQYGIDNVNENKISEDSLDYDPFETTFDRIAKDAVVPAIPPDCIDNNSWSGSSSDINSEEENINESLFHISFCNSNVSVSPNMKYTKSLKMLPYKKNVKPKNKKTSITGALYNSQHTKEIRNVKKKNQTKACKSKRIKKIQKTKNKKQCKSNNGEILYSVFKNSNDQLYESDIVNANINRMTNNENINNSTVPYKNIHKKNTDLLHCNKCELYSPLRKTTNISKINDKKKICRLTSIKKTQKINNENNENFSLTSSVSHNIPDSMDNKFKIKPCSVVLYKNNIEKCKFMVNESKYILKECHLVLHKISSNSINSKYKSPINDLICKNSNSISKDLNSEKNPVSSTPIIKCKRRSAYSPCYSPIDITKSHAISDIPALLDQLQSNNLHILDETSINASINVESDMKDKILYIRDRKIRNSTSVDNLSSSEGIKLDIQEPEILHLSISKQNSNFINNRKTYATIFMDDSIDIALKQKYNKTHLEDNPLLNSINFSIETNRSCSLFDDHGSKLYVLENDNSMSAIKEKSFTNMNVHENNDNTELKLKPIISDIYNTEKIIKSEILKKEEPLITITKEKSNEEHIENEDTIEERSHGKSMDENQCQLNMNETINFFTRLKHSVKVTERKQPDRKRNFYLSNICENENDIMQYSTCEMSQYNEKVNEHILNQDPTKNVTDTSVNIITQCDEPNLLINEQMPSLSGKFIFLKPGKSWTRSLSILHNFQNGLNLNRTSTEKGKRWRHSVKDILDMQKKDECDTNQFINLKRFVRRTSIRVVCDNRIIKNASDTSFLEVYGIKTTVNNEHILPETSCNTEYSTQHNDMENNCAEICSSGTAKDVILQKCSQKHYLPFRDLFSTKYLKFCRKIGEGVYGEVFLYEKDTQKSVLKIIPIEGVQLVNGESQKKFDEILSEIVIAKELHNLRFNKNHNTSGFVEVKSIKCIEGKYPEKMINLWKKYDEEKTSDNDCPSIFDEKQLYISLELGHGGQDLESFEFHTAVEAYALFIQATLALAVAERSLKFEHRDLHWGNILISHTDEQYIYYKLDNKDISVSSNGIKVCIIDFTLSRMSYQGCCIFNDLALDPALFTAQGEYQFEIYRLMKDKVQNNWQEFEPYTNILWLHYVLDKMLTMVRYKKKNLKKHKNALIQLYNLKHVILSYQSAFDFVNNCQQISNLLIK